A stretch of the Archangium violaceum genome encodes the following:
- a CDS encoding ADYC domain-containing protein — translation MRSNSTFPGLLGALLLSACAGPIEAENDSEAELAIIANPLLAENGGNLNGGNLNGGNLNGNDLSNFVVSVNFNPSRKGNHELDTVWLQGTTFYGYDGQEDGRIIRDTDFIGVEFQGNLGDGGTVRMRITGMNAAPAPNADLKLYSVQYFDAKDYTWKPACRDAAGTVVQAIPVQGVWNYLQDVPGGGSKYSDPERFTFACLGGAIAKCTLFGYRPWASYNGTPLEPYHQACTRLVRADYCGSGRSFTVAGNRINLYDPLGIQQDTEEWMFEAAWDVNGARCFYALNRTHSELPCFNSRQDLLCGVDLGSNSLGVLLRNETPGTLGMDPGN, via the coding sequence ATGCGTTCCAACTCGACCTTCCCCGGGCTCCTTGGAGCCCTGTTGCTGAGTGCCTGCGCTGGTCCCATCGAGGCCGAAAACGATTCAGAAGCGGAGCTGGCCATCATCGCCAATCCGCTCCTGGCGGAGAACGGCGGCAATCTCAATGGTGGCAACCTCAATGGCGGCAATCTCAACGGCAACGACCTGTCCAACTTCGTCGTCAGTGTGAACTTCAATCCCTCGCGCAAGGGCAACCACGAGCTGGATACCGTGTGGCTCCAGGGCACCACCTTCTATGGCTATGATGGCCAGGAGGATGGCCGCATCATCCGGGACACGGACTTCATCGGCGTGGAATTCCAGGGCAACCTGGGCGACGGTGGCACCGTGCGCATGCGCATCACCGGGATGAACGCGGCGCCGGCGCCCAACGCGGATCTCAAGCTCTACAGCGTGCAGTACTTCGACGCGAAAGACTACACCTGGAAGCCGGCCTGCCGCGACGCCGCGGGCACCGTCGTGCAAGCCATTCCCGTGCAGGGCGTGTGGAACTACCTGCAGGACGTGCCCGGCGGTGGCTCGAAGTACAGTGATCCCGAGCGCTTCACCTTCGCCTGCCTGGGCGGTGCCATCGCCAAGTGCACGTTGTTCGGCTATCGGCCCTGGGCCAGCTACAACGGCACGCCGCTCGAGCCGTACCACCAGGCGTGTACGCGGCTGGTGCGCGCTGACTACTGCGGCAGTGGCAGGTCCTTCACGGTCGCGGGCAACCGCATCAACCTCTATGATCCGCTTGGCATCCAGCAGGACACCGAGGAGTGGATGTTCGAGGCGGCGTGGGATGTGAATGGCGCCCGCTGCTTCTACGCGCTCAACCGGACCCACTCGGAGCTGCCCTGCTTCAACTCCCGGCAGGATCTGTTGTGCGGAGTGGACCTGGGCTCGAACTCCCTGGGCGTGTTGCTGCGCAACGAGACGCCCGGCACCCTGGGGATGGATCCGGGCAATTAG
- a CDS encoding protein kinase domain-containing protein yields MNESPLHPPGPGPRDWHPPSEVDEYRILRPLGRGRTGRVYLAHDTLLERTVAVKFIPALDAEALPRFLIEARAAARIQHPNVATLYRAGQFEGHPYLVSEYIRGTSLDRLPRPQPWQRVLEIGVGLARGLAAAHRRNVLHRDIKPGNAILEESGTVKLLDFGLAKILDGPVLLPSASENPREGPPEEVLPSARIELPSLSHGSLVGTPYFMSPEAWAREPASTRSDLFSLGAVLYELAAGHGPFRHVPPRELARTVQQQDARPLLLARPDVDARLAAVVDRCLRRDPLERFASADALLEALEDVRSGDIVLRVPEGNPYRGLNAFHEEHRALFFGRQREVRAVVERLRASAFVLVTGDSGVGKSSLCLAGVVPLVIEGALEDGYTWRSARMVPGRRPVAMLASALAPHLPLEEARIERLAREEPTALVRALRASLGERTRRGVLLHVDQLEELVTLSEPGEAMLMAELLAQLASGLAGVRLLATVRSDFLTRLGVLPGLGEVLSRALYLLRPLGRAEVREVVTGPARLKGARFESEALIGMLVDSTLRTEGGLPLLQFTLAELWEARERSQGLIPASALEALGGVHGALARYADGVIAQLLPDQQVAARRLLMRLVTVDKTRARRSEAELLSQEPAAPAALEALIRARLVVARRSEEGSSFDIAHEALLTGWPTLAQWLAEAHEARQLHARLEQAASEWERLGRPREALWGARHLAELHSLSQEALSAREKAFLDASRGALRRGKLRTRALVVGFVASLALVYAGLRVNAWYTLERQVRARMAEALPLLEQARERQRLLERTRAESFALFDAGRLEDASARWSEALRLSRDTERAYLHASDTMEKALVLAPDREEVREAFTEVLSERAMLAERAFRPGDRDELLQRLRLYDTSGARMARWNAPMRLNLRTRPARATVTLARYELVDEQRVPTTALPQGRTPLDGLSLERGSWLLEVSAPGHVTVRYPLRAEPGTERTLELELPEEGRVPQGFVYVPGGSFLFGTAAEESIRRFFNTAPLHTLETGPYLISRTEVTYGEYLEWLETLPPEQFARHVPHGASATSVNAEVTLKRSPEGRWSLRIMPNVVAYEAREGEPIRYTSRPRDVEQDWRRMPVGAIDYADAQAYAAWLASTGRVPGARLCTELEWERAARGADEREFPQGDVLLPHQANFDETYGKVGANFGPDEVGRHPGSRSPFGVDDMSGNVWEWVDSVLTPGRPVARGGSYYYASSTARVTNRESPEPNFRDLSVGLRLCATVPPLRSDAQ; encoded by the coding sequence GTGAACGAGTCCCCGCTTCATCCCCCGGGCCCAGGTCCCCGCGACTGGCACCCCCCCTCCGAGGTCGATGAGTACCGGATCCTGCGCCCCCTGGGTCGAGGGCGGACCGGGCGCGTCTACCTCGCCCATGACACGCTGCTGGAGCGCACGGTCGCGGTGAAGTTCATTCCGGCGCTCGACGCGGAGGCCCTGCCGCGCTTCCTCATCGAGGCGCGCGCCGCCGCCCGCATCCAGCACCCCAACGTCGCCACCCTCTACCGTGCCGGTCAATTCGAGGGACACCCCTACCTCGTCTCCGAGTACATCCGTGGCACGAGTCTGGATCGGTTGCCCCGGCCCCAACCGTGGCAGCGCGTCCTGGAGATCGGCGTGGGGCTGGCGCGAGGGCTCGCCGCCGCCCATCGTCGCAACGTCCTCCACCGTGACATCAAGCCCGGCAACGCCATCCTCGAGGAGTCCGGCACGGTGAAGCTGCTGGATTTTGGCCTGGCGAAGATCCTCGACGGGCCCGTGCTTCTGCCCTCCGCGTCCGAGAACCCGCGGGAGGGTCCTCCAGAAGAGGTGCTGCCCTCCGCACGGATCGAGCTGCCCTCGCTCTCCCATGGCTCGCTCGTGGGCACGCCCTACTTCATGTCCCCCGAGGCCTGGGCGCGAGAACCGGCCTCGACCCGCTCGGACCTCTTTTCCCTGGGCGCGGTGCTCTACGAGCTCGCCGCCGGTCATGGCCCCTTCCGCCATGTTCCTCCCCGGGAGCTGGCCCGGACCGTCCAGCAACAGGATGCGCGCCCCCTGCTGCTGGCCCGCCCGGACGTGGACGCGCGTCTGGCCGCGGTGGTGGATCGCTGTCTGCGCCGTGATCCGCTCGAGCGCTTCGCTTCCGCGGATGCGCTGTTGGAGGCGCTGGAGGACGTGCGCTCCGGTGACATCGTCCTGCGTGTGCCCGAGGGCAACCCCTACCGCGGCCTGAATGCCTTCCATGAGGAGCACCGGGCGCTCTTCTTCGGGCGCCAGCGGGAGGTGCGCGCCGTCGTGGAGCGGTTGCGTGCCAGTGCCTTCGTGCTCGTCACCGGAGACTCCGGCGTGGGCAAGTCCTCCCTGTGTCTCGCGGGGGTCGTTCCGCTCGTGATCGAGGGCGCGCTGGAGGATGGCTACACCTGGCGTTCGGCGCGGATGGTGCCCGGACGCCGCCCCGTGGCCATGCTGGCCTCCGCGCTCGCCCCGCATCTTCCGCTCGAGGAGGCGCGCATCGAGCGGCTCGCCCGCGAGGAGCCCACCGCGCTGGTGCGTGCCCTGCGTGCCTCCCTGGGAGAGCGCACCCGTCGGGGCGTGTTGCTGCACGTGGACCAGCTGGAGGAGCTGGTGACGCTCAGTGAGCCGGGGGAGGCGATGCTCATGGCGGAGCTGCTCGCGCAGCTCGCCTCCGGGTTGGCTGGGGTGCGCCTGCTCGCCACGGTCCGCAGTGACTTCCTCACCCGGCTCGGCGTGCTGCCCGGCCTGGGCGAAGTCCTCTCGCGGGCTCTCTATCTGCTTCGCCCCCTGGGCCGTGCCGAGGTGCGTGAGGTGGTGACGGGTCCCGCCCGGCTCAAGGGCGCGCGCTTCGAGTCCGAGGCCCTCATCGGCATGCTGGTGGACTCCACCCTGCGCACCGAGGGGGGGCTGCCGCTGCTCCAGTTCACCCTGGCGGAGCTGTGGGAGGCGAGGGAGCGGTCCCAGGGCCTCATTCCCGCCTCGGCGCTGGAGGCCCTGGGCGGGGTCCATGGGGCGCTCGCCCGCTACGCGGACGGCGTCATCGCCCAGTTGCTGCCGGACCAGCAGGTGGCGGCCCGGCGGTTGCTCATGCGGCTCGTCACGGTGGACAAGACCCGAGCCCGCCGCTCCGAGGCCGAGCTGCTGAGCCAGGAGCCGGCCGCGCCCGCCGCGTTGGAAGCACTCATCCGCGCGCGTCTGGTGGTGGCCCGCCGCTCCGAGGAGGGCTCCTCCTTCGACATCGCGCACGAGGCGCTGCTCACCGGCTGGCCCACGCTCGCCCAATGGCTGGCCGAGGCCCACGAGGCGCGCCAGCTCCACGCCCGGCTCGAGCAGGCCGCCTCCGAGTGGGAGCGGCTGGGCCGTCCGCGAGAGGCATTGTGGGGCGCCCGGCACCTGGCCGAGCTCCACTCCCTTTCCCAAGAGGCCCTGTCCGCCCGCGAGAAGGCCTTCCTGGACGCCTCGCGCGGGGCCCTGCGCCGCGGCAAGCTGCGCACGCGCGCCCTGGTCGTGGGATTCGTCGCCTCGCTGGCGCTCGTGTACGCGGGGCTGCGGGTGAACGCCTGGTACACCCTGGAGCGTCAGGTGCGCGCGCGGATGGCCGAGGCCCTTCCCCTGTTGGAGCAGGCCCGCGAGCGGCAGCGCCTGCTGGAGCGCACCCGGGCGGAGTCGTTCGCCCTCTTCGACGCGGGCAGGCTGGAGGACGCCTCGGCGCGCTGGTCCGAGGCGCTGCGGCTGTCGCGCGACACGGAGCGGGCCTATCTCCACGCCAGTGACACGATGGAGAAGGCCCTGGTGCTGGCGCCAGACCGGGAAGAGGTGCGCGAGGCCTTCACCGAAGTGCTCTCGGAGCGCGCGATGCTCGCCGAGCGTGCTTTCCGCCCTGGAGACCGGGACGAGCTGCTGCAGCGTCTGCGCCTCTACGACACCTCGGGAGCCCGGATGGCGCGCTGGAACGCGCCCATGCGTCTGAACCTGCGCACCCGGCCCGCGCGGGCCACGGTGACCCTGGCCCGGTACGAGCTCGTGGACGAGCAGCGCGTCCCCACCACGGCGTTGCCCCAGGGCCGGACTCCGCTGGACGGACTTTCCCTGGAGCGCGGCTCCTGGCTGTTGGAAGTGAGTGCTCCCGGCCATGTCACGGTGCGCTATCCCCTGCGCGCCGAACCGGGGACGGAGCGCACCCTGGAGTTGGAGTTGCCCGAGGAGGGCCGTGTTCCCCAGGGGTTCGTCTACGTGCCGGGTGGCTCCTTCCTTTTCGGGACCGCCGCGGAGGAGAGCATCCGCCGCTTCTTCAACACCGCGCCGCTGCACACCCTGGAGACGGGCCCCTACCTCATCTCCCGCACCGAGGTGACCTACGGTGAATACCTGGAGTGGTTGGAGACGCTGCCCCCCGAGCAGTTCGCCCGACATGTTCCCCATGGGGCCTCGGCGACCTCGGTGAACGCCGAGGTGACGCTGAAGCGTTCGCCGGAGGGCCGGTGGAGCCTGCGCATCATGCCCAACGTGGTGGCCTACGAGGCGCGCGAGGGCGAGCCCATCCGCTACACCTCGCGTCCCCGCGATGTGGAACAGGATTGGCGGCGCATGCCCGTGGGCGCCATCGACTACGCGGATGCCCAGGCCTACGCCGCCTGGCTGGCGAGTACGGGCCGGGTTCCCGGTGCTCGGTTGTGCACCGAGCTGGAATGGGAGCGCGCCGCCCGAGGCGCCGATGAGCGGGAGTTCCCTCAAGGCGATGTGCTCCTGCCCCATCAGGCCAACTTCGATGAGACGTACGGGAAGGTGGGCGCCAACTTCGGTCCAGACGAAGTGGGCCGGCATCCCGGGTCGCGCAGTCCCTTCGGGGTGGATGACATGTCCGGTAACGTCTGGGAGTGGGTCGACTCCGTCCTGACGCCTGGCCGTCCCGTGGCGCGCGGGGGGAGCTACTACTACGCGTCCAGCACCGCCCGGGTGACCAACCGCGAGTCCCCCGAGCCCAACTTCCGGGACCTCAGCGTGGGCCTGCGCTTGTGCGCGACGGTTCCTCCTTTACGGTCTGACGCCCAGTAG
- a CDS encoding response regulator, which produces MRLLSFPSGMMDAGYKSPPSHEVEATADVFHPEGRKVLVVDDYDDAREMYAEFLEFLGYEVQTARDGQEAVELARESHPDVILMDLSLPVLSGWDATWQLKTDETTRDIPVMALTGHVFASSSEKARAVGCDAFLTKPVLPDTVADQIQALLKKTGSKPPSR; this is translated from the coding sequence ATGAGACTGCTCTCCTTCCCCTCAGGTATGATGGACGCAGGTTACAAATCGCCCCCGTCCCACGAGGTGGAAGCCACCGCGGACGTTTTCCATCCGGAGGGACGCAAGGTCCTCGTGGTGGATGACTACGATGATGCTCGGGAAATGTATGCCGAGTTCCTCGAGTTCCTGGGCTACGAGGTCCAGACCGCCCGCGATGGACAGGAAGCGGTCGAGCTCGCTCGGGAGTCCCATCCCGACGTCATCCTGATGGACCTCTCACTGCCCGTGCTCAGTGGCTGGGACGCCACGTGGCAGCTCAAGACGGACGAGACGACCCGCGACATCCCCGTGATGGCGCTCACCGGCCACGTGTTTGCCTCGTCGTCGGAGAAGGCCCGGGCGGTCGGTTGTGATGCCTTCCTCACCAAGCCCGTCCTGCCCGATACGGTCGCGGATCAGATCCAGGCGCTCCTGAAGAAGACGGGAAGCAAGCCGCCCTCCCGGTGA
- a CDS encoding YncE family protein — MHSSRRAAHPRVSILFALTTALLAFSPEASAAAPVSTAMREVLLVGNNWDGTADVIDVRSHQRLRRINVVPDRSERMKEILLDPARLTYFLLIREQVGEGHDQLVDDLFASNDGQVIYVSRPSFADVVAIELSTGNIRWRTRVSGQRADHMAISPDGTRLAVSASTAKRVDIIDTATGNIVGNFPSGDMPHENNYSRDGSKIFHASIGVVYTPFDTPELDGTKGERIFQIVDARTLQVLRKMNMREKLAELGMPEMSPAVRPMALSPDERFLYFQVSFFHGFVEYDLQEDRVTRIAHLPVPPETQQLRRDEYILDSAHHGLAMSGDGTKLCVAGTMSNYAAIVSRETFRYRVHPLGARTYWAATSTDGRYCYVSVAGDDTVSVISYETEEEVARIPVGDHPQRARTAKLAESLFQ; from the coding sequence ATGCATAGTTCCCGGAGAGCAGCCCACCCCCGAGTCTCCATTCTCTTCGCGCTGACCACCGCGCTCCTGGCATTCAGCCCGGAGGCCAGCGCCGCCGCCCCCGTCTCCACCGCGATGCGCGAAGTCCTGCTCGTCGGCAACAACTGGGACGGGACCGCCGACGTCATCGACGTGCGGAGCCACCAGCGCCTGCGCCGCATCAACGTGGTCCCGGACCGGAGCGAGCGGATGAAGGAAATCCTGCTCGACCCGGCGCGCCTGACGTACTTCCTGCTCATCCGCGAGCAGGTGGGCGAGGGTCATGATCAGCTCGTGGACGACCTGTTCGCCTCGAACGACGGGCAAGTCATCTATGTCTCGCGGCCCAGCTTCGCGGACGTCGTCGCCATCGAGCTGAGCACCGGCAACATCCGCTGGCGGACGCGGGTCTCCGGTCAGCGCGCCGACCACATGGCCATCTCTCCGGATGGCACCCGGCTCGCCGTCTCGGCCTCGACGGCGAAGCGCGTGGACATCATCGATACCGCCACGGGAAACATCGTCGGGAACTTCCCCTCGGGGGACATGCCGCACGAGAACAACTACTCCCGCGATGGCAGCAAGATCTTCCATGCCAGCATTGGCGTCGTCTACACGCCGTTCGATACCCCGGAGCTGGACGGCACCAAGGGTGAGCGGATCTTCCAGATCGTCGATGCGCGCACGCTCCAGGTCCTCCGGAAGATGAACATGCGCGAGAAGCTCGCCGAGCTCGGAATGCCCGAGATGAGCCCGGCGGTCCGGCCGATGGCGCTGTCCCCCGACGAGCGGTTCCTCTACTTCCAGGTGTCGTTCTTCCACGGCTTCGTGGAGTACGACCTGCAGGAGGATCGCGTGACACGGATTGCCCACCTGCCGGTCCCCCCGGAGACCCAACAGCTGCGCCGCGACGAGTACATCCTCGACTCCGCCCATCACGGACTCGCGATGAGCGGCGATGGGACGAAGCTCTGCGTGGCGGGCACGATGTCCAACTACGCGGCGATCGTCTCCCGCGAGACGTTCCGCTACCGCGTCCACCCGCTCGGCGCGCGGACCTACTGGGCAGCGACCAGCACCGACGGACGCTACTGTTATGTCTCGGTGGCCGGCGACGACACCGTGTCGGTCATCTCCTACGAGACCGAGGAGGAGGTGGCCCGCATCCCCGTCGGCGATCACCCGCAGCGTGCGCGCACCGCGAAGCTCGCGGAGTCGCTCTTCCAGTGA
- a CDS encoding serine/threonine-protein kinase, whose translation MTEEHEAELRIAVDKGFISQEEVESLCERARGLARTPLELLHEEGIISEQTQLAIQQAVHAGTRTGVRLLDEGMTLVPNSARDGGSPDDAPFPVPGWERYQGGRLLGQGGMGQVFLAYDPRLRRNVALKFVRGDDTELVRRLLAEARAQARIEHEHVCQVYEVGEVQGRPFIAMQYIPGVLLGQLADELTLEQKVLLLRDAAEGVHAAHRAGLIHRDLKPSNILVERTEDGRLKPYVMDFGLAREWREQGATATGTALGTPHYMAPEQARGEVTRLDRRADVYSLGATLYFLLTGAHAIPGENGLEVLSNIPTVEPRPPRSFNPDFPADLEAIVLKCLEKDRSARYDSARALVEDLDRWLAGEPVQARATGWGYWLRKKAHKHRRLVAVAAAALLAVTLSLGWAVHTRQQASRREQLTRRFTEKVERIEALARYSGLSRLHDTARDHALLQESMAALEREIEQAGALVAGPGHYALGRGALALGDDATARTHLEAAWRLGFREPRVAWALALALGHLYQDALLEAGRIRDPEERKARLDSLRRQYRAPVLDYLRQSQESREAPPAYVEARIAFYEERLQDALALLDGMGAPPPWFYEAAQLRGDILRARASALWDTGDPEGARAAFAEGRRAYADAADTGRSVLAIALAQAELEYSELMMEIYGQGQVLPPFERGLEAVARARRIAPGRPESWFLEARLYRRLAEYRVDQGSPADEPLQQALVAARKAVDLSPRSPIFRMELVRCLWQWGRARERQGRDPLEQLREASAHLRHLGASEQDAGFHFQRGLILGTWAQYEARVGTDPVPRLSEGIAAYEEAVRGDERMLGAWLNLGILYLTRAEHSHGAGKDPEGDLKQARAALARAQALNPRHIDTYYFAAQVHELEAQRHRARGEDARPDWNLALEQYQRGIAINHAMPRFHDQAGFTLLELARESWDRGEDPSALLARARESFGVAITAAPERGISRHNLSEVWLQQARYEQARGESPEASLRAAVSTVHDALKRLEGFPQPWANLGAAHALQAAFELEQGRDPSQSLARAEEALRKAYELNPRFAQASRYLGESQSIRARWKARRGQGRDEDFEQAARHFQKALELAPASHDYRLAHGQFCREWASWRARTGQDVEVPLAQGLAQAEALVAARPGWPDARLLRASLLLLRAETSRGVDPLTWRHQAQEDLTQALASSPHFERAWKPRLLQLRRSLGSPL comes from the coding sequence ATGACTGAGGAGCACGAGGCGGAACTGCGCATCGCCGTGGACAAGGGCTTCATCTCCCAGGAGGAGGTGGAGTCCCTGTGCGAACGGGCCCGTGGCCTCGCGCGCACTCCCCTGGAGCTGCTCCACGAGGAGGGCATCATCTCCGAGCAGACGCAGCTCGCCATACAGCAAGCCGTACATGCCGGGACACGGACGGGCGTCCGCTTGCTCGATGAGGGGATGACCCTGGTGCCGAACTCCGCCCGTGACGGCGGCTCGCCGGACGATGCGCCGTTTCCGGTACCCGGCTGGGAGCGCTACCAGGGGGGGCGCCTCCTCGGCCAGGGGGGCATGGGCCAGGTCTTCCTCGCCTATGATCCCCGCCTGCGTCGCAATGTGGCCCTCAAGTTCGTGCGGGGCGATGACACGGAGCTCGTCCGCCGCCTGCTGGCCGAGGCTCGCGCCCAGGCCCGTATCGAGCACGAGCACGTCTGCCAGGTGTACGAGGTGGGGGAGGTACAAGGCCGCCCCTTCATCGCCATGCAGTACATCCCGGGCGTCCTCCTGGGCCAGCTCGCCGACGAGCTCACCCTCGAGCAGAAGGTGCTGCTGCTGAGGGACGCCGCCGAGGGGGTGCATGCCGCCCACCGCGCCGGTCTCATCCACCGAGACCTGAAGCCCTCCAACATCCTCGTGGAGCGCACCGAGGACGGCCGCCTCAAGCCCTATGTCATGGACTTCGGGCTGGCCCGCGAATGGAGGGAGCAGGGCGCCACGGCCACGGGCACGGCACTGGGCACTCCCCACTACATGGCGCCCGAGCAGGCCCGCGGAGAGGTGACGCGCCTGGACCGCCGCGCCGACGTCTACAGCCTGGGCGCCACGCTCTACTTCCTGCTGACGGGCGCTCATGCCATCCCCGGCGAAAACGGGCTGGAGGTGCTCAGCAACATCCCCACCGTGGAGCCGCGCCCTCCGCGCTCGTTCAATCCGGACTTCCCCGCGGACCTGGAGGCCATCGTCCTCAAGTGCCTGGAGAAGGACCGCTCGGCCCGGTACGACTCGGCACGCGCGCTCGTCGAGGACCTGGATCGATGGCTGGCGGGCGAGCCGGTCCAGGCTCGTGCCACCGGCTGGGGGTACTGGCTGCGCAAGAAGGCGCACAAGCACCGGCGCCTCGTGGCCGTGGCCGCCGCCGCGCTGCTGGCCGTCACGCTGTCGCTCGGGTGGGCGGTCCACACGCGCCAGCAGGCCTCGCGGCGTGAGCAGCTGACGCGCCGCTTCACCGAGAAGGTGGAGCGCATCGAGGCGCTGGCCCGCTACTCGGGGCTCTCCCGGCTGCACGACACCGCGCGCGACCACGCGTTGCTCCAGGAGTCCATGGCGGCGTTGGAGCGGGAGATCGAGCAGGCGGGCGCGCTGGTCGCGGGGCCGGGCCACTACGCGCTGGGGCGCGGCGCCCTGGCGCTCGGGGATGACGCCACGGCGCGCACGCACCTGGAAGCCGCCTGGCGACTTGGCTTCCGTGAGCCGCGCGTCGCCTGGGCCCTGGCCCTGGCCCTGGGTCACCTGTACCAGGACGCGCTCCTGGAGGCCGGGCGCATCCGCGACCCCGAGGAGCGCAAGGCCCGCCTGGACTCCCTCCGGCGTCAGTACCGGGCCCCGGTGCTCGACTACCTTCGTCAGAGCCAGGAGTCCCGGGAAGCCCCCCCCGCGTACGTGGAGGCGCGCATCGCCTTCTACGAGGAGCGGCTCCAGGATGCCCTGGCCCTCCTGGACGGGATGGGGGCGCCACCCCCCTGGTTCTACGAAGCGGCCCAGCTCAGGGGAGACATCCTGCGCGCCCGCGCCAGCGCGCTCTGGGACACGGGCGACCCGGAGGGCGCCAGGGCCGCCTTCGCCGAGGGCCGCCGGGCCTATGCGGACGCGGCCGACACCGGGCGCAGCGTGCTCGCCATTGCCCTGGCCCAGGCGGAGCTCGAGTACTCCGAGCTGATGATGGAAATCTATGGCCAGGGTCAGGTCCTTCCCCCCTTCGAGCGGGGGCTCGAGGCGGTGGCCCGCGCGCGACGGATCGCACCGGGCCGACCCGAGTCCTGGTTCCTGGAGGCCCGCCTGTACCGCCGCCTCGCGGAGTACCGCGTGGATCAGGGCAGCCCCGCGGACGAGCCCCTCCAGCAAGCGCTCGTGGCCGCGCGGAAGGCCGTCGACCTCTCGCCCCGGTCACCCATCTTCCGGATGGAACTGGTGCGGTGTCTCTGGCAGTGGGGCCGCGCTCGTGAGCGGCAGGGCCGCGATCCCCTCGAGCAACTCCGGGAGGCCTCCGCGCACCTTCGACACCTCGGGGCGAGCGAACAGGATGCCGGGTTCCACTTCCAGCGTGGACTGATTCTCGGGACCTGGGCCCAGTACGAGGCCCGGGTGGGCACGGATCCGGTGCCCCGCCTGAGCGAAGGGATCGCCGCGTACGAGGAAGCGGTCCGTGGCGATGAGCGCATGCTGGGGGCCTGGCTCAACCTGGGCATCCTGTACCTCACGCGCGCCGAGCACTCCCACGGCGCCGGGAAGGACCCGGAGGGGGACCTGAAGCAGGCCCGCGCCGCGCTCGCCCGGGCGCAGGCGCTCAATCCCCGCCACATCGACACCTACTACTTCGCGGCGCAGGTGCACGAGCTGGAAGCCCAGCGGCACCGTGCCCGCGGGGAAGATGCCCGGCCCGACTGGAACCTCGCCCTCGAGCAGTACCAGCGCGGGATCGCCATCAATCACGCGATGCCCCGCTTCCACGACCAGGCGGGTTTCACCCTGCTGGAGTTGGCGCGCGAGAGCTGGGATCGCGGCGAGGATCCCTCCGCCCTCCTGGCGCGGGCCCGGGAGAGCTTCGGCGTGGCCATCACCGCTGCCCCCGAGCGGGGGATTTCCCGGCACAACCTCAGTGAGGTGTGGCTCCAGCAGGCCCGGTACGAGCAGGCGCGGGGCGAGTCGCCGGAGGCGAGCCTCCGCGCGGCCGTGAGCACCGTGCACGATGCCCTGAAGCGGCTCGAGGGCTTCCCCCAGCCCTGGGCCAACCTCGGAGCGGCCCATGCGCTGCAAGCCGCTTTCGAGCTGGAGCAGGGGAGGGACCCGAGCCAGAGCCTCGCCCGGGCGGAGGAGGCCCTGCGCAAGGCGTACGAGCTCAACCCCCGGTTCGCTCAGGCCTCACGCTACCTGGGAGAGAGCCAGTCCATTCGGGCTCGGTGGAAGGCCCGGCGGGGCCAGGGCCGCGATGAGGATTTCGAGCAGGCGGCAAGACACTTCCAGAAGGCGCTCGAGTTGGCGCCGGCTTCCCATGATTACCGGCTCGCCCATGGCCAGTTCTGCCGCGAGTGGGCCTCCTGGCGGGCCAGGACAGGCCAGGACGTGGAGGTCCCCCTGGCGCAGGGGCTCGCACAGGCGGAAGCGCTGGTCGCGGCCCGTCCTGGCTGGCCGGATGCCCGTCTCCTCCGCGCCAGCCTGCTCCTGCTGCGTGCGGAGACGTCCCGGGGCGTGGACCCGCTCACGTGGCGGCATCAGGCCCAGGAAGATCTCACCCAGGCCCTGGCGAGCAGCCCTCACTTCGAGCGTGCATGGAAGCCTCGGCTCCTGCAGTTGCGAAGGAGCCTCGGCTCGCCGCTCTAG